ATGAAGCATTTAATGAGAATTTAAAAGGAGTAAGTAGAATTGATTCGCTACTGTTAATTTTGAAGAAGGATGGTCGTGAAAATGACTTTACACAAGAGCAAATTGAGGCACTTGCGGCAGATAAAAATGAGTTCTATGTGAGCCTACTGAAAGAAATTACGCCAGCGGATGTTTTGCCAGGAATTAAAGAACTTATTGTGGCACTTAAAAAGCAAAATCTTAAATGCGCAATTGCATCTGTTTCCAAAAATGCTCGTACGGTGTTGAGCGCGTTAGAAATGGAACAGGAATTTGATTACATTGTCGATGCTGCTAAAATCACTAAATCTAAACCTGATCCTGAAATTTTTGTGGAGGCGTGCCGCGGTTTGAATTTAGACACATCAGAAGTAGTTGGGATTGAAGACGCTCAAGCTGGGATTGAAGCTATAAATGCAGCTGGAATTGTAAGCGTTGGTGTTGGTTCTGGACTTCGTGATGCAGACATGACGGTGAAAAATACTGGTTTGCTAGATTTACGCATTTTAGAGATATTACATAGCAAATAAAATGTTTCACGTGAAACAAAAGTGTCAAAAAATGAACAAAAAGCAAGATATATTGCTATTCTAAAACCCTTTGCTTGACCATGATACAACTTTGGAATATTCTGAATGTGAGGTGGATATGTATGGCGATTATTTTTGCAAAAGAAGAGGACTTGGAAGAGATTATTAGCAGCCATCCGAAAATATTACTTAATTTTTGGGCAGAGTGGTGCGCGCCTTGCCGCTGTTTCTGGCCGACACTTGAGCAATTTTCTGAGATGGAAGAAGGTAATGTCCAAGTTGTGAAAATTAATGTAGATAAACAACGTGCATTAGCTCAGAAATTTGATGTAAAAGGAATACCCAATTCGCTTGTTCTTGTTGATGGAGAAATTAAAGGCGCAATTGCTGGTATTGTCAGTTGTGATGAACTTAGAAGCAGATTTAAAAGTTTAGCAAAATAAAAATTCCGCGATACCAGTTAATGGTCGCGGAATTTTTTGTTTCACGTGAAACATTTATTATTTGAAAACGCGGAAACGATCAGCGTCATCGATAAATTCTTTTTCGCCAGCTTCTTGAACGATGTTACCAAACGGCATTTGAGCGCGTAAGTTCCAGCTTGCAGGAATATTCCATTCAGCTTTAACAGCGTCGTCAATTAGTGGGTTGTAATGTTGAAGAGAAGCGCCGATACCAGCGTTTGCAAGAGCAACCCATACAGAGTGTTGCGCAATACCTGAAGATTGTTCAGACCATACAGGGAAGTTATCTGCATATAAAGCAAAGTTTTCTTGTAAGCCTTCGATAACAGCAGTATCTTCAAAGAAAAGAACTGTTCCGTATCCAGCGCGGAAAGAACCAACTTTTTCTTCAGTAGCTGCAAAGTTTTCAGCAGGTACGATAGCGCGTAAAGTATCTTCTACGATATTCCAAAGTTTATCATGGTTTTCTCCTAAAAGAATAACAGCGCGAGAACTTTGAGAGTTGAAAGAAGATGGGCTGTATTTAACAGCGTCTTTAATGATTTCTTCAATTTTGGAATCCTCTAGGGAAACGTTTTTATCTAGTGCATAAATGGAACGACGAACTTTAATAGAATCTAAAAATGTATTAGTCATAATTATAAAACTCCTTTGTTAATGTTATTTACTTACATAAGTATAGCAACTATTCATTAATTTGCAAGTGTTTTTGTCGGAAAAAGATTATGTAAGCGCTAAACCAGTTCTGGCTCTTGCGAAAAAACTTTTTTAGCAAAACACTTGATTTTAAGAACGTTTGTTCGTATAATATGGTTAAGAGGTGATAATTATGGTTACGGCAATTCAGAAAGAGCAAGTACGGACAGAGAAGAATGCTGCTTTTTTAACGAGTCGGCCAGAAGTAGACTATTTAGAGCGCGAATGCTTCTTTATCACATTAAAAGACGCCATGAAGCGAGAATGGGTCGTTCGTTTAAAATATTTTCAAGAAGCAGATATTTCTTCTTTACGTTTAGCATCATTTGAGTATCCTTCCGCGTTCCTTGGGCTTGGAGAGCTAGAAAAGCAAGATTTAGTGCCTCTAGAAATCGATATGCTAACAGAAGAAATTATTTTTAAGGATATTGTTGGACATGAATATGTTATTGAATTTAGAGATATTATAGATGTGGAATTATTGTAGAAGCAGTCGTTGATTCGGCTGTTTTTCTTGTCAAAGGGTCAATCGATATGTATAATAGTTGTTATGACAATTATTGTTAAGACAATAGAAAAGGGGATAATAATGCGCGGATATTATGATGAAATCTCATTTGATGTGAATACGACAGCGAAGAAAATGCACTTGTTTTTGCTGCGTTCTATTGCAAGTTATGATGTGACGCCTGAGCAGTGGTCTATTTTAGAGGGTATTGAGGCGAACGAGCCAATTTCGCAAAAAGAGATTGCGCTTTGGACGAAGAAGGACACGCCAACTGTGAACAGAATTGTAGACGTTTTACTTAGGAAAGAGCTTATTGTACGGGAAATCAGTACCGAAGATAGACGGATTTCGCTGTTATCTTTAACGGAAAAAGGGCGAAAAGAGACGAATGAACTGCGAGATATCGTGGAAGCGAGTTGTGAAAAAATGTTTGCGGGAATTGCGCACGAGGATTTAGAGCAATTCACGGCTGTTTTAAAGAACATTTCTACTAATATAGAGTAAAGAGGGGTAAATTTTGGAAAATAAGACAAGACTTTGGACGAAGGACTACGTATTTTTATTATTAGGAAGTGTGCTTTTATATATTGGGTTTATGGTGTTTATGCCGACGTTACCGGCCCGGATTATTGAACTTGGCGGGACACAAATGCAAGCGAGTTTGGCGGTAGGACTATTTTCGATTGTGGCTCTACTGATGCGAGCTATTGCAGGGAGTTGGAACGACAAATTTGGCCCGAAAGTATTAATTATTGTTGGGTTTTTGATTTTAATTTTAACGACGGTGAACTTTTATTGGTCGACTGCGGTTGCGGCCTTACTTATATTGCGGCTTTTTCACGGGGCTGGTTGGGGAATTGGGACGACTTCGATTGCGACTGGGGTTTCTAAATTAGTACCGCCGAGCAGAACTGGAGAAGGAATTGGATTTTACGGGCTTACGACTGCGCTTGGAATGTCACTGGCGCCGATTATTGCAATTTTAATTATGAATTATTTTTCTTTCGATGTATTGGTGACGTTTTCGCTAGTTTTGATGGTGTTTATTTTAATTTTAATGACACAGCTGAAAATCCCAAAATCAGAAAAAGTCGTACATCAAAAAATGAAATTATTCGAGAAAACGGCTTTGCTTCCGGCTGGATTATGTTTATTAATGGCTGTTCCGCTTGGTGGGATTCAGACGTTTATGATGGTATATGGGACGGAGCTTGGTATTTCGACGACTTGGGTTTACTTCATTGGGCAGGCGATTATGGTGCTTGTTAGTCGCTTGTTTGCTGGACAGCTTTATGATACAAAAGGACATCGTTTTGTTGTTATTCCGGGCGCGCTTGCGATGATTATCGGAATATTGATCCTTTCTTTTGCAACGGGAGCAATTAGCTTGTTTATCGCATCGCTGTTCTTCGGGTTAGGTTACGGGATGACACAGCCGGCACTTCAGGCGCTTGCTGTTGACCGGGCTGCACCGCATAATAAAGGTACTGCGAATGGGACGTTTCTTTCGGGGATGGATATTGGGATGGCTGTTGGTAGTTTTGGCCTGAGTATTGTGGCGACTTACTACAATTATGCAATCATGTACCGCACAGCAATTATTGCGCTTGTCGTATTTTTTGCCGTGTATTGGTTTACTTTAGGACGAAAAGTGAAAAATAGCTAACATCTTTTGTGAAGCTTGGTTCAAATTTTATAAGTGCGAGAATTGCTTTAAATAGCCGATTCTCGCACTTTTTTTATAGTAAAAACTTGGAACATCACATTTATTTGTAGATTTAGTATAAATTTTCTGAAAAACAGTTCTGTTTCTGCTATAATATACAAAAGTACAAAAAGGCAGTGTTTACTTTTAAGCGCTGAAAAATCCGAATATTGTGTGGAATATCACAGGTTCGTTTTTTTTATTTCTTAAGAACAGAACTTCGAAAAGCATAAGTGTAACGAGGAAGGCTCATATCCGGCCAATAAGTATTCTATTATTGGTGAAAATTTTTGTAAGTAATTGGGGAAATTTGATGACAGGAGAGATGTTGAGTGGAACGTGTTTATAATTTTTCGGCAGGTCCGGCGGTTTTACCAGTACCGGTACTTGAAAAGGTTCAAAGGGAGCTACTCTCTTATAATGGTTCAGGAATGTCAGTAATGGAGCTGAGTCACCGTTCAGAATTATTTCAAAACATCTTAGACGATGCGGAGAGCTTAATTCGAGAATTGATGGAGATTCCAGATAATTACAAAGTACTATTTTTGCAAGGTGGCGCGAGTTTGCAATTCGATATGGTGCCGATGAATCTTGCAAATGGTAAAAAGGCGGCGTATGTAAATACTGGATCTTGGGCGAAGAAAGCAATTTCCGAAGCCAAGAAAATTCAGGGTGTTGAGGTGGAAGTGATTGCCTCATCGGAAGACCGCAATTTCAGCTATATTCCTGAAATTCCTACAGTTTCTAGTGATGCGGCTTACTTACATGTAACAACAAATAATACAATTGAAGGAACAGCGATGTTTGATGTGCCAGATTCAACTGTCCCAATCGTTGCCGATATGTCCTCTAATATTTTATCAAGCGTGTATGATGTGAAAAAATTCGGTTTAATTTATGCGGGAGCGCAAAAGAACATTGGGCCTGCTGGATTAACGCTTGTCATCGTGCGCGAAGATTTGATAGGGCAAGTAGAGGGACTTCCTTCTATGTTAGATTTTAAAGTACAAGCCGAGAATGATTCCATGTATAACACACCACCAACGTTTGCCATTTATGTAGCAAAATTAGTATTTGAATGGATTAA
Above is a window of Listeria swaminathanii DNA encoding:
- the pgmB gene encoding beta-phosphoglucomutase; this encodes MTTALKGVVFDLDGVITDTAHYHYLAWKKTAESIGIEFDEAFNENLKGVSRIDSLLLILKKDGRENDFTQEQIEALAADKNEFYVSLLKEITPADVLPGIKELIVALKKQNLKCAIASVSKNARTVLSALEMEQEFDYIVDAAKITKSKPDPEIFVEACRGLNLDTSEVVGIEDAQAGIEAINAAGIVSVGVGSGLRDADMTVKNTGLLDLRILEILHSK
- a CDS encoding thioredoxin family protein, with protein sequence MAIIFAKEEDLEEIISSHPKILLNFWAEWCAPCRCFWPTLEQFSEMEEGNVQVVKINVDKQRALAQKFDVKGIPNSLVLVDGEIKGAIAGIVSCDELRSRFKSLAK
- a CDS encoding nitroreductase family protein, with amino-acid sequence MTNTFLDSIKVRRSIYALDKNVSLEDSKIEEIIKDAVKYSPSSFNSQSSRAVILLGENHDKLWNIVEDTLRAIVPAENFAATEEKVGSFRAGYGTVLFFEDTAVIEGLQENFALYADNFPVWSEQSSGIAQHSVWVALANAGIGASLQHYNPLIDDAVKAEWNIPASWNLRAQMPFGNIVQEAGEKEFIDDADRFRVFK
- a CDS encoding MarR family winged helix-turn-helix transcriptional regulator — encoded protein: MRGYYDEISFDVNTTAKKMHLFLLRSIASYDVTPEQWSILEGIEANEPISQKEIALWTKKDTPTVNRIVDVLLRKELIVREISTEDRRISLLSLTEKGRKETNELRDIVEASCEKMFAGIAHEDLEQFTAVLKNISTNIE
- a CDS encoding lmo2826 family MFS transporter, whose protein sequence is MENKTRLWTKDYVFLLLGSVLLYIGFMVFMPTLPARIIELGGTQMQASLAVGLFSIVALLMRAIAGSWNDKFGPKVLIIVGFLILILTTVNFYWSTAVAALLILRLFHGAGWGIGTTSIATGVSKLVPPSRTGEGIGFYGLTTALGMSLAPIIAILIMNYFSFDVLVTFSLVLMVFILILMTQLKIPKSEKVVHQKMKLFEKTALLPAGLCLLMAVPLGGIQTFMMVYGTELGISTTWVYFIGQAIMVLVSRLFAGQLYDTKGHRFVVIPGALAMIIGILILSFATGAISLFIASLFFGLGYGMTQPALQALAVDRAAPHNKGTANGTFLSGMDIGMAVGSFGLSIVATYYNYAIMYRTAIIALVVFFAVYWFTLGRKVKNS
- the serC gene encoding 3-phosphoserine/phosphohydroxythreonine transaminase, with the translated sequence MERVYNFSAGPAVLPVPVLEKVQRELLSYNGSGMSVMELSHRSELFQNILDDAESLIRELMEIPDNYKVLFLQGGASLQFDMVPMNLANGKKAAYVNTGSWAKKAISEAKKIQGVEVEVIASSEDRNFSYIPEIPTVSSDAAYLHVTTNNTIEGTAMFDVPDSTVPIVADMSSNILSSVYDVKKFGLIYAGAQKNIGPAGLTLVIVREDLIGQVEGLPSMLDFKVQAENDSMYNTPPTFAIYVAKLVFEWIKEQGGVAGIEALNRKKAALLYDYIDQSDFFSSPVEPSARSLTNVPFVTNSAEFDKAFVKEAEANGFENLKGHRSVGGMRASLYNAFPIEGVEALIAFMEKFANARKGGEVRV